In Chanodichthys erythropterus isolate Z2021 chromosome 11, ASM2448905v1, whole genome shotgun sequence, a single window of DNA contains:
- the lgi2a gene encoding leucine-rich repeat LGI family member 2a produces the protein MRTVVIISALVLYLAPLGTTGKKVFKCPSACSCSKESIICVGSSHVPRFNDVSSLSIVNGTFSEVKEAMFSHMPSLQLLLLNSNALTTIRDDAFSGLPHLEYLFIENNKIETTSKYSFRGLRDLTHLSLANNNIKALPRELFTDLDSLIELDLRGNVFECDCRAKWLMMWLKSTNATVSDVLCAGPEEMKGKRLNDMASLHNECISTDFIPLHSVPTESLSVDTFSHKNDVYVAIAAPNAESCLVLQWDHIEMNFRSYDNITGQSIVGCKSVIIQNQVFVIVAQLFGGSHIYKFDEDQSKFTKFQDIEVSKISKPNDIEAFQIGDDWFFIIADSSKAGLSTLYKWNDKGFYSYQSLHEWFRDTDAEFVSLDGKAHLILASRSQVPVIYQWSRSTQKFALQGEIPNMEDVVAVKAFWIKEDLYLAMTRYIGDSKVLHWTAKVFSEVQALPSRGSMILQPFSFKERYYLALGSDYTFSQIYLWDAEKKVFERFKEVYIQAPRSFTVVSTDRRDFIFASSFKGSTQIYEHIIIDLSL, from the exons ATGCGGACTGTCGTGATTATATCGGCGCTAGTATTATACCTGGCCCCGTTAGGGACCACGGggaaaaaggtttttaaatgTCCGTCTGCATGTAGCTGCTCCAAGGAGTCTATTATCTGCGTCGGGTCCTCGCATGTCCCGCGATTCAACGATGTCAGTTCACT GAGTATTGTGAATGGGACCTTCTCTGAGGTCAAGGAGGCGATGTTCTCACACATGCCGTCCTTACAGTTACT GTTGTTGAACTCCAATGCCCTCACGACCAtaagggatgacgcattttctGGCCTTCCACACCTGGAGTACCT GTTTatagaaaacaacaaaattgaGACAACATCAAAATACTCTTTCAGAGGACTTAGGGATTTAACCCATct GTCTTTGgcaaacaacaacattaaagCTTTGCCCAGAGAGCTATTCACTGATCTGGACTCATTGATAGAGTT AGACCTGAGGGGCAATGTTTTTGAGTGTGACTGCCGAGCGAAATGGTTGATGATGTGGCTAAAGAGCACGAATGCCACTGTATCAGACGTCCTCTGCGCCGGCCCTGAGGAGATGAAGGGCAAACGTCTCAATGACATGGCGAGCTTGCATAACGAGTGCATCTCTACAG ATTTCATTCCTCTTCACTCTGTGCCTACGGAGTCTTTGTCTGTGGACACGTTTTCACACAAGAACGACGTGTACGTGGCCATCGCTGCTCCCAACGCAGAGAGCTGCCTGGTGCTCCAATGGGACCACATCGAGATGAACTTCAGGAGTTATGACAACATCACAG GTCAGTCCATTGTTGGTTGTAAGTCTGTGATTATCCAGAACCAAGTCTTTGTCATTGTTGCTCAACTCTTTGGTGGCTCCCACATCTACAAGTTTGATGAAGACCAAAGCAAGTTCACAAAGTTCCAGGACATAGAGGTATCAAAGATTTCCAAGCCGAATGACATTGAGGCCTTTCAGATTGGCGATGACTGGTTCTTCATCATCGCTGACAGCTCTAAGGCTGGTCTGTCCACTCTTTACAAATGGAACGACAAGGGCTTCTACTCCTACCAGTCCCTTCATGAATGGTTTCGTGATACAGATGCAGAGTTTGTCAGTTTGGATGGTAAGGCCCATCTTATCCTAGCAAGTCGTTCCCAAGTACCTGTCATCTATCAGTGGAGTAGGAGCACTCAGAAATTTGCCTTGCAGGGTGAGATCCCTAACATGGAAGATGTAGTTGCTGTCAAGGCCTTTTGGATAAAGGAGGATCTTTATCTGGCCATGACCCGTTACATCGGTGATTCCAAAGTCTTGCATTGGACTGCTAAGGTGTTTTCTGAGGTTCAGGCACTTCCTTCAAGAGGCTCCATGATCCTGCAGCCTTTTTCCTTCAAAGAAAGGTACTACCTGGCTCTGGGAAGTGACTACACCTTCTCGCAGATCTATCTGTGGGATGCTGAGAAGAAGGTTTTTGAGCGTTTCAAGGAAGTCTACATCCAGGCTCCACGTTCCTTCACCGTGGTCTCCACTGACCGGAGGGACTTCATATTTGCCTCAAGTTTTAAGGGCAGCACACAGATCTATGAGCATATCATCATTGATCTGAGCCTTTGA